A window of the Henckelia pumila isolate YLH828 chromosome 3, ASM3356847v2, whole genome shotgun sequence genome harbors these coding sequences:
- the LOC140887641 gene encoding probable phosphoribosylformylglycinamidine synthase, chloroplastic/mitochondrial gives MAAACEITAAEFLQGSYRQKLVLPASSTRQSSRILWGTPPKQIPPVRISRTHIGSQHGYSVKFRAVLSRDVSSPVNEEPSMVRKVSENLMHFYRIPLLTDSATAELLKMVQTRVSNQIIGLKTEQCFNIGLDGNLSGEKLSVLKWLLSETYEPENLSNESFLDEGMNKDSNAIIVEVGPRLSFSTAWSANAVSICQSCGLNEINRLERSRRYLLYVTSGSGLLSDNQISEFSAMVHDRMTEFVYSEKLTSFETNIVPEEVRYIPVMERGRKALEEINEEMGLAFDEQDLQYYTRLFRDDIKRNPTNVELFDIAQSNSEHSRHWFFTGKMLIDGQPVGRTLMQIVKSTLQANPNNSVIGFKDNSSAIRGFRVKQLRPIQPGSSCPLDTILSDLDILFTAETHNFPCAVAPYPGAETGAGGRIRDTHATGRGSFVVASTAGYCVGNLQIEGSYAPWEDTGFTYPTNLAPPLQILIDASNGASDYGNKFGEPLIQGYTRTFGMRLPNGERREWLKPIMFSGGIGQIDHAHISKGEPEIGMLVVKIGGPAYRIGMGGGAASSMVSGQNDAELDFNAVQRGDAEMAQKLYRVVRACVEMGENNPIISIHDQGAGGNCNVVKEIIYPQGATIDIRAIVVGDHTMSILEIWGAEYQEQDAILVKPESHNLLQSICKRERLSIAVIGTINGEGRIVLIDSLATERCNSSGLPAPMPAVDLELERVLGDMPQKTFEFHRVKSSLEPLDIAPGITVMDALKRVLRLPSVASKRFLTTKVDRCVTGLVAQQQTVGPLQITLSDVAVIAQSYTDITGAACSIGEQPIKGLLDPKAMARLAVGEALTNLVWARVTSLSDVKCSGNWMYAAKLDGEGAAMYDAAIALSEAMIELGIAIDGGKDSLSMAAHTPEEFVKAPGNLVISAYVTCPDITKTVTQDLKLGDDGILLHIDLAKGKRRLGGSALAHVFDQIGDDCPDLDDVSFLKRVFDGVQSLIEEELISAGHDISDGGFVVSVLEMAFAGNCGVRLNLTSPESCSVLHTLYAEELGLLIEVGKRNLDVVLRKLSNFGISAEIVGEVTTAPVVELKIDGIIHLNEKTSVLRDMWEETSFHLEKSQRLVSCVELEEQGLKNRHEPSWVLSFTPTRTEEKYLAMASKPKVAVIREEGSNGDREMTAAFCAAGFEPWDVSMSDLLDGVRHLHDFRGIVFVGGFSYGDVLGSAKGWGASIRFNESVLNQFQEFYNRADTFSLGVCNGCQLMALLGWVPGPKVGGVFGDDGDSSQPRFIHNESGRFECRFTSVKIEKSPALMLKGMEGSTLGVWAAHGEGRAYFPNDDIFGSILDSNLAPVRYCDDDGNPTEVYPFNLNGSPLGVAAICSPDGRHLAMMPHPERCFLMWQYPWYPKNWNVDKKGPSPWFRMFQNAREWCA, from the exons ATGGCTGCTGCTTGTGAAATCACGGCAGCTGAGTTCTTACAA GGTTCTTACAGGCAAAAACTAGTTTTGCCAGCATCCTCTACAAGGCAGAGCAGCCGTATTCTCTGGGGTACGCCACCAAAACAAATTCCACCTGTGCGAATTTCTCGAACACATATTGGATCACAGCATGGCTATTCAGTAAAATTCAGAGCAGTGCTCTCGCGGGATGTAAGCAGTCCAGTGAATGAGGAACCAAGCATGGTTAGGAAGGTTTCTGAAAATCTCATGCACTTTTATCGCATTCCATTGCTTACGGATAGTGCAACTGCCGAGCTGCTCAAAATGGTTCAAACCAGAGTCTCTAACCAAATAATAGGTTTGAAGACTGAACAATGTTTTAATATTGGGCTAGATGGAAATCTTTCCGGCGAGAAACTTTCAGTGCTTAAGTGGCTTTTGAGTGAAACCTATGAGCCTGAAAATCTCTCGAATGAAAGTTTTCTAGATGAAGGGATGAATAAAGATTCTAATGCAATTATTGTTGAAGTTGGCCCTCGATTGTCTTTTAGCACTGCATGGTCTGCAAATGCTGTATCAATCTGCCAATCTTGTGGTTTGAATGAAATAAACAGACTGGAACGATCAAGACGATACCTATTGTATGTTACCTCGGGAAGTGGTTTGCTATCAGACAATCAAATTAGTGAGTTTTCTGCTATGGTGCATGATAGGATGACCGAGTTTGTTTATAGTGAGAAACTCACATCTTTTGAGACAAACATAGTTCCTGAGGAGGTCCGTTACATACCTGTCATGGAGAGGGGTCGAAAGGCATTAGAAGAGATAAACGAGGAGATGGGTTTGGCCTTTGATGAACAAGATTTGCAGTATTACACTAGGCTTTTTAGGGATGACATTAAACGGAATCCAACCAACGTTGAGTTATTTGATATTGCTCAGTCTAATAGTGAACACAGCAGACACTGGTTTTTTACTGGGAAGATGCTCATAGATGGCCAGCCAGTTGGTAGGACTCTCATGCAAATTGTTAAAAGCACTTTGCAGGCCAATCCAAATAATTCTGTTATTGGATTCAAGGACAACTCCAGTGCAATCAGGGGTTTTCGTGTGAAGCAGTTGCGACCTATCCAACCTGGTTCATCATGCCCATTAGACACGATTTTGTCCGACCTTGATATCTTATTTACTGCTGAGACCCACAATTTTCCATGTGCAGTGGCACCATACCCTGGTGCAGAAACAGGCGCAGGAGGTAGAATTAGGGATACTCATGCAACTGGAAGGGGTTCATTTGTTGTTGCATCAACAGCTGGCTATTGTGTTGGGAATCTACAGATTGAAGGTTCATATGCTCCGTGGGAGGACACAGGATTCACATACCCAACAAACCTAGCTCCGCCCCTTCAAATTCTGATTGATGCCAGTAATGGTGCGTCGGACTATGGAAACAAGTTTGGGGAGCCTTTAATTCAGGGTTATACGAGGACTTTTGGAATGAGGCTCCCAAATGGGGAAAGAAGAGAGTGGTTGAAGCCAATCATGTTCAGTGGAGGTATTGGTCAGATTGATCATGCCCACATATCAAAAGGGGAGCCTGAAATTGGGATGTTAGTCGTAAAGATTGGAGGCCCAGCCTATCGAATAGGCATGGGGGGTGGTGCTGCCTCCAGTATGGTTAGTGGCCAAAATGATGCTGAGCTAGATTTCAATGCCGTGCAGCGTGGAGATGCAGAGATGGCGCAAAAACTGTATCGGGTTGTTCGTGCTTGTGTTGAAATGGGAGAAAACAATCCTATAATCAGTATCCATGATCAGGGTGCCGGTGGAAACTGTAATGTTGTCAAGGAAATAATATATCCACAAGGTGCCACTATTGATATCCGGGCAATTGTAGTTGGTGATCACACGATGTCGATCTTGGAGATATGGGGAGCGGAGTACCAGGAACAGGATGCAATTTTGGTGAAACCCGAGAGCCACAATCTTTTGCAGTCCATCTGCAAAAGAGAGAGACTCTCAATAGCCGTGATTGGAACAATTAATGGAGAAGGTCGGATTGTTTTAATCGATAGTTTAGCTACAGAGAGATGTAACTCAAGTGGACTACCTGCACCAATGCCTGCTGTGGACCTTGAACTTGAAAGAGTTCTGGGAGACATGCCCCAGAAGACTTTTGAATTCCATCGGGTCAAGAGTTCTTTGGAGCCACTTGATATTGCTCCTGGGATAACGGTCATGGATGCACTGAAAAGGGTATTGAGACTTCCTTCCGTTGCTTCTAAACGGTTTTTGACCACAAAAGTTGACAGGTGTGTTACAGGTCTTGTGGCGCAGCAGCAAACTGTGGGTCCCTTGCAAATTACACTTTCTGACGTCGCTGTAATTGCGCAAAGTTATACTGACATTACTGGAGCAGCGTGCTCAATCGGGGAGCAACCAATCAAAGGTCTCTTGGATCCAAAAGCCATGGCTCGGTTGGCCGTTGGAGAAGCTCTCACTAATCTTGTGTGGGCCAGGGTGACTTCTCTTTCTGACGTGAAGTGCAGTGGAAATTGGATGTATGCGGCCAAACTTGATGGGGAAGGAGCAGCCATGTATGACGCTGCCATAGCTCTTTCAGAAGCAATGATTGAGCTTGGTATTGCTATTGACGGGGGAAAGGATAGCCTGTCTATGGCGGCACATACACCTGAAGAATTTGTTAAGGCTCCTGGGAATCTAGTTATCAGTGCATATGTCACTTGCCCTGACATAACTAAAACTGTGACCCAGGATTTGAAACTTGGTGATGACGGAATTCTTTTACACATAGATCTAGCAAAAGGGAAGCGGCGCCTCGGTGGATCTGCTCTGGCTCATGTATTTGATCAAATTGGGGATGATTGCCCTGATCTTGACGATGTCTCATTCCTCAAAAGAGTTTTCGACGGAGTGCAAAGCTTGATCGAGGAAGAGCTGATATCAGCTGGTCATGATATCAGCGATGGAGGATTTGTAGTAAGTGTGCTTGAGATGGCATTTGCAGGGAACTGTGGTGTTCGCTTGAATTTGACTTCACCAGAGAGTTGTAGTGTTCTCCATACACTTTATGCGGAGGAGCTTGGGCTTCTCATTGAGGTAGGAAAAAGGAATCTGGATGTGGTACTGAGAAAGCTTTCTAATTTTGGAATTTCTGCTGAGATCGTCGGTGAGGTTACTACCGCACCGGTTGTGGAACTAAAGATTGACGGTATCATTCATCTGAATGAGAAAACATCTGTACTCAGGGACATGTGGGAAGAAACGAGCTTTCATCTGGAGAAATCCCAAAGATTGGTTTCTTGCGTGGAACTAGAAGAACAAGGATTGAAAAATCGCCATGAGCCTTCATGGGTGCTGTCCTTTACTCCTACTCGAACGGAAGAGAAATATCTGGCAATGGCGTCAAAACCAAAAGTGGCAGTCATTCGTGAAGAAGGCAGCAATGGGGACAGAGAAATGACCGCGGCTTTCTGTGCTGCAGGTTTTGAACCTTGGGATGTCTCAATGTCTGATCTTCTTGACGGAGTCAGACATTTGCATGATTTTAGAGGAATTGTGTTCGTTGGAGGATTTAGTTACGGTGATGTGCTTGGTTCTGCCAAAGGTTGGGGAGCTTCAATAAGGTTCAATGAATCTGTTTTGAATCAGTTTCAAGAATTTTACAACCGTGCAGACACTTTTAGCTTGGGAGTCTGCAACGGTTGCCAGCTTATGGCTCTTTTAGGGTGGGTTCCAGGCCCCAAAGTAGGAGGCGTGTTTGGGGATGATGGTGATTCATCACAGCCAAGGTTCATACATAATGAATCTGGACGATTTGAGTGTCGTTTCACGAGCGTGAAAATAGAAAAATCACCAGCTTTAATGTTAAAAGGAATGGAAGGTAGTACTTTGGGTGTGTGGGCTGCCCACGGCGAGGGAAGAGCTTATTTCCCCAATGACGATATTTTTGGCAGTATTCTTGACTCAAATTTGGCCCCTGTAAGATACTGCGATGATGATGGAAATCCAACAGAAGTCTATCCTTTCAACCTTAATGGATCACCTTTAGGTGTCGCAGCAATTTGTTCTCCAGATGGAAGGCATCTTGCAATGATGCCTCATCCCGAACGATGTTTCTTGATGTGGCAGTACCCATGGTACCCCAAGAACTGGAATGTGGACAAGAAAGGCCCCAGCCCTTGGTTCCGGATGTTCCAGAATGCCAGAGAGTGGTGTGCATGA